A stretch of the Taeniopygia guttata chromosome 3, bTaeGut7.mat, whole genome shotgun sequence genome encodes the following:
- the LOC121469818 gene encoding interferon-induced very large GTPase 1-like — protein MDMVPSRLPWASTLSNVSIEHHRSQIKNEKKEIRRKQLKEDFPLNPLMKSFLGFLQAQPADTKKYFLQWMKVFMQELSCGRLEELRRDYHELWSENLAGKRSKKKPSGNDELLSRLDALSDEINRLSIGLEHLLREVGQIYEALEFINSETESFVKLPEIAAELMVSGYPVELMDGDASYLPLRWVGAIFDSLIERLGDKRVFVLSVLGVQSTGKSTLLNAMFGLQFNVSAGRCTRGAFMQLIPVSEQLQQDLGFDFVLVVDTEGLRAIEMANKPSLNHDNELATFVIGVGNLTVINIVGENPSEMQDVLQIAVQAFLRMKKVNLSPSCLFVHQNMGEATAKEQNMEGQRRLQEKLDEMTVVAAQQEFCGVSSFRDVIGFDVNTHIHYFAHLWVGNPPMAPPNPTYSQNVQQLKSKIFQAARKESQRSILRLSSLKDRIGDLWNALLNENFVFSFKNSLEIAVYRKLESAFSQWTWRLRSHILDVQMRLDNKIRNGDWQNVTREHLEGLVQETSDAIEKEVDKYFREDRDHETLVQWKSGTELKLKELKEALLHETKKKCENLIELQKEQKKLDARKLKYKDELLRRSREWAVSLKGKSLSERELKHSFTRALKKWIAKVSCAAPRPEWVDIDAEIEDVLLEHFKEPGFHARIRSFPRGRGFSFDMKKHMMKKKHHPFSKDFWSISNADALNFQHITDNIIECVEKNIAKKEEEKRDYSRNFIHEILDEVQKGVNSVPSDGNCTFTREYSIDLSLYLCTMAAERFKAMHEAFQKANDPVVYLRSKREDFFQCFQISCQGATSVTTFAVFLCHKIEPALRQAVYERAAKDIAEDMQGKFPDFQGSRATLEVCILRYLAEKEDFEYFKEYLRSPKQFCEMYIETRVRRHCLHGSRSLRMFLDSSLDFLFQNILSAVSLSTRVVKDRKDREDKVSLWLDEFCRELSEVMNLPRSELKGIEHQEVTDIELLSSAMAEALEDLRDRLREELAGADLTSFPRQPHTILAEHFSGCRAQCPFCGAVCTNTMRNHDGDHQVAFHRPRALKELMRCTWETDNKYEPDELAIDICSSLVASDRDFRVGGGQRIPYKTYRDAGPPYSTWNILPDPSMQAYWKWFVSRFRTKLESWCNGKFQGKGEIPEAWRRITKQEALSELEEH, from the exons ATGGACATGGTGCCCAGCAGA CTTCCTTGGGCATCCACCCTCTCCAACGTGAGCATTGAGCATCATCGCAGCCAAATcaaaaatgagaagaaagaaataagaagAAAGCAACTTAAGGAAGATTTCCCCCTCAACCCTCTGATGAAATCATTCCTTGGCTTTCTCCAGGCCCAGCCAGCAGATACCAAGAAATACTTCCTGCAGTGGATGAAGGTCTTTATGCAGGAGCTGTCTTGTGGTCGCCTTGAGGAACTGAGGCGAGACTATCACGAGTTATGGTCTGAAAACCTGGCAGGAAAGAGAAGCAAGAAAAAACCCAGTGGCAATGATGAGTTGCTGAGTCGCTTGGATGCCCTCTCTGATGAAATCAACCGTTTATCCATTGGCCTGGAGCACCTTCTGAGAGAGGTAGGGCAGATTTATGAGGCTCTGGAATTTATAAACTCCGAGACTGAGAGTTTTGTCAAACTGCCAGAAATTGCAGCAGAGCTGATGGTTTCAGGGTATCCcgtggagctgatggatggggACGCTTCTTACCTGCCCTTGCGCTGGGTGGGCGCAATCTTTGACAGCTTAATTGAGAGGCTGGGGGACAAACGAGTGTTTGTGCTCTCCGTGCTCGGCGTCCAGAGCACAGGCAAGTCCACCCTGCTGAATGCCATGTTTGGTCTGCAGTTCAACGTCAGCGCGGGGCGATGCACCCGCGGAGCCTTCATGCAGCTCATCCCAGTCAGCGAGCAGCTGCAGCAAGACTTGGGCTTTGATTTTGTGCTGGTGGTTGACACAGAGGGACTTCGTGCCATCGAGATGGCCAATAAACCGTCCCTGAACCATGACAACGAGCTGGCCACCTTTGTCATTGGTGTTGGCAACTTGACTGTGATCAATATCGTTGGAGAAAATCCGTCAGAAATGCAAGATGTTCTCCAGATTGCTGTGCAGGCTTTCCTGAGGATGAAGAAAGTCAATCTTTCCCCAAGCTGCCTCTTTGTCCACCAAAACATGGGAGAAGCCACTGCCAAGGAGCAGAACATGGAAGGACAACGGCGtttgcaggaaaagctggatgAAATGACTGTGGTAGCTGCTCAGCAGGAATTCTGTGGCGTCTCCTCCTTCAGGGATGTCATTGGCTTTGATGTGAACACCCACATTCACTACTTTGCTCACCTGTGGGTAGGAAACCCCCCAATGGCACCACCCAACCCCACCTACAGCCAGAACGTCCAGCAACTAAAGAGCAAAATCTTCCAGGCTGCCAGGAAGGAGTCGCAGCGCAGCATTTTGAGGCTCTCGAGCCTGAAAGATCGTATTGGTGACCTCTGGAATGCTTTGCTGAatgaaaactttgttttcagCTTCAAGAATTCCCTGGAGATTGCTGTGTACAGGAAACTGGAAAGTGCCTTTAGTCAGTGGACCTGGAGGCTGAGGAGTCACATCTTAGATGTACAGATGAGACTGGACAACAAAATTCGGAATGGGGACTGGCAGAATGTCACCAGAGAGCACCTTGAAGGGCTGGTGCAAGAGACGAGCGATGCCATTGAGAAAGAAGTGGACAAGTATTTCAGGGAAGACAGAGACCATGAGACGCTGGTCCAGTGGAAATCAGGCACAGAGCTGAAGttgaaagaattaaaagaagCTCTTCTtcatgaaacaaaaaagaaatgtgagaaTCTTATTGAGCTACAGAAGGAGCAGAAGAAACTGGATGCAAGGAAGTTGAAATATAAAGATGAGCTCCTGAGAAGGAGTCGGGAGTGGGCTGTGAGTCTGAAAGGGAAGAGCCTCAGTGAGAGAGAGCTGAAGCACAGCTTTACCCGAGCTTTGAAGAAGTGGATTGCCAAAgtctcctgtgctgctcctcgTCCAGAATGGGTGGATATTGATGCAGAAATCGAAGATGTCCTTCTAGAGCACTTTAAGGAGCCGGGTTTCCATGCACGGATCAGGTCATTTCCCAGAGGCAGAGGGTTTTCTTTTGACATGAAGAAACACATGATGAAGAAAAAGCATCATCCCTTTTCCAAAGATTTCTGGAGCATTTCCAATGCTGATGCGCTCAATTTCCAGCACATCACAGACAACATCATAGAGTGTGTGGAGAAAAATATTGCtaagaaggaagaggagaaacGCGATTACAGCAGAAATTTTATTCATGAAATACTCGATGAAGTGCAGAAAGGTGTGAACTCTGTCCCCAGCGACGGAAATTGTACTTTTACCAGAGAGTACAGCATAGATTTGTCTCTGTATCTGTGCACAATGGCAGCAGAAAGGTTTAAAGCCATGCACGAAGCATTCCAAAAGGCAAATGACCCAGTTGTGTACCTGAGAAGCAAGAGAGAAGATTTCTTCCAATGTTTCCAGATTTCCTGCCAAGGAGCCACTTCTGTCACAacttttgctgttttcctttgtcACAAGATTGAACCAGCTCTTCGCCAGGCGGTCTATGAGAGGGCAGCTAAAGACATCGCTGAGGACATGCAGggaaaattcccagatttccagggcagcagagccactCTGGAAGTTTGCATCCTGAGATACCTGGCAGAAAAGGAAGATTTTGAGTATTTCAAGGAGTACCTTAGATCTCCAAAACAGTTTTGTGAGATGTACATTGAGACACGAGTTAGGAGGCACTGTTTGCATGGAAGTAGGAGTCTGAGGATGTTTTTAGATTCTTCCCttgattttctctttcaaaacatCCTGTCAGCTGTTTCTTTATCAACCCGAGTTGTCAAAGACAGAAAAGACAGAGAAGACAAAGTCTCTCTCTGGCTGGATGAATTTTGCAGGGAACTGTCAGAGGTGATGAACTTGCCCAGAAGTGAGCTGAAGGGCATCGAGCACCAGGAGGTCACAGACATTGAGCTCCTGAGCAGTGCCATGGCAGAAGCTCTGGAAGACCTGAGGGACAGGCTCAGGGAAGAACTGGCTGGGGCTGACCTGACCTCGTTTCCAAGGCAGCCTCACACCATCCTGGCGGAGCATTTTTCGGGATGCAGGGCACAGTGCCCCTTTTGTGGGGCTGTCTGCACAAACACCATGCGGAATCACGATGGAGATCATCAAGTGGCCTTCCATCGCCCACGAGCTTTGAAGGAACTCATGAGGTGTACATGGGAAACCGACAACAAGTATGAGCCAGATGAACTGGCCATTGACATTTGTTCCAGCCTTGTTGCAAGTGACCGTGACTTCAGAGTTGGTGGTGGCCAACGCATCCCCTACAAGACATACCGGGATGCTGGACCTCCTTATTCCACTTGGAACATCCTTCCTGATCCATCCATGCAGGCGTACTGGAAATGGTTTGTGTCTCGTTTCAGGACAAAGCTGGAATCTTGGTGCAATGGGAAATTTCAGGGCAAAGGAGAAATCCCTGAGGCGTGGCGGAGAATTACCAAGCAGGAAGCACTGTCCGAGCTGGAGGAGCACTAG